A stretch of DNA from Paenibacillus sp. FSL W8-0186:
TGCAAGGATTCAATTGTTGTTCGGCGCCGATTACGGCGTCCAAATCGAAAGCGAAGCAGGCTACGGAACGGCAATCAAGATTACGCTGCCGGTTACGCAATCTGTAGAGCAGATGAATAATTAAAGACAAACAGAAAAAAATACAGCGGCATAAAAGCCACTTGTTTAAGATGAATTGTTGGAATGAATGCGGGCAAATACGAAATGTTCCTATAATCGTGCTGCTCCCAGATTTTTTGGATGAAATTGCGTTCATAAGAGGCAAATTTCTGTCCCAAAGGCGACCCTGAGCTTATGTTCCCGAAGCAGCTTTCTTCTCAGAAAGCTGCTTCGTTTTTGCGGATTCATTGTTCTCCCTTGCCTGCAACCCATTCTTTAGTTCATTTTATATATGCTGTGCGCACTAGGTTGTATCGTGTACTAAGGCGCACACTAAGATCTACACACTAGGATGGTCGCATACTACTACGACGCACACCTGAGGTCTATACACTAGACTGTAGCGTACACTAAGAGCACACCTAAGATCTATAACACTAGGCTGTATCGTAACTGGAATTCATGTATCTAATTAAGCCCTAAACGAACATTTCAAGGGACTAAATGGATTTAATGCAACTAAAATCAAGAATCGAGCATATGATAGGCAATCCCCCTTCTTTTAATGACATGAAATACATTTAAATCCGCCCTCCCTTTCTTGCCGCAGAAATTAACTACTAATAATCCAATTATATAAATTGAACTATTCAAATAATTCTTTAGTCGTTTTGTAGATTCTTTAGCGTTGTTATAGGTTAACACCTTCAAATATCCATTGCGGGTTAGCTGAGAAATTAAATCGACTGAAAATTCGTTTATTTCAAGTTTTTATAAAACAAATCTCCTCACACCCAGACAATACGCGATGGATAAACCTCTGCCTTAATACGTCGGCCAGCCGCTGGAATCCCAGTTCAAATCACTGATAAGCAGCTTTGGGTTGCCGTTGTCGTTCCGGTCATAGGCATGTCTTGCGATGACGTTATTGTACACATGCTGACCGCCTGGGCCGGCCCAGCGTGTATTACCTGCATCGAATACCGTTCCCCCGCCGTTCATCATGTCCACCCCGCTCTTATCCTTATAAGGCCCGGTGATACTCGCCGATCTTCCGACGACGATTTTATAGTTGCTGTTCGATCCCTGGCAGCAATTATCAATGGAGGCGAACATGTAATAATAGCCGTTGCGGTAAACGATGGACACGCCCTCGATGCCGTTGCTTCGCTTAGCGATCGAATAGAGACTGCCTGTCGGCTTCATCGTCGTTTTGTCCAGCTTCGTGATTTTGATGCCGCTGAACCAGGAGCCGAAGGCCAGCCAAGGATTGCCGGAGGCGTCAATGACGAGATTCGGGTCAATCGCGTTATAGTCCACCGAAGGGTCTGATTTAATGACCAGCCCGTCATCCCGCCAGCTGCCCGCGCCTACACTCGTCGCTGAAGCGAGGCCGATCGCTGAGGTGTTCTTGCCGAAGGTGGAGATCGAGTAATATAGCCAAACCCGGCCATTGTACAGCTGAACATCCGGTGCCCACACATCGTTTGTGGTCATATTCGGCACATAGGTTTTCCACCAGGAAGGCGGGCTCAGGAAAATTTGGGGAACACGGTACCAATTGGTGCCGTTATCCGACCTCAGTACTTGGATGCCCTGTCCCGTCGAGAACGTATACCAGGCCGATCCTTCCTTGATGATGGATGGATCATGAACGGCGACATCGCCGGTCAAGTTCCAATGCGCCGCCAGGGCTGTTCCGACGGCTGATCCCAGGATAACGACACTGCAGATGACCGATAAAAGCAATTTCCGATAACGCATTT
This window harbors:
- a CDS encoding glycoside hydrolase family 43 protein encodes the protein MRYRKLLLSVICSVVILGSAVGTALAAHWNLTGDVAVHDPSIIKEGSAWYTFSTGQGIQVLRSDNGTNWYRVPQIFLSPPSWWKTYVPNMTTNDVWAPDVQLYNGRVWLYYSISTFGKNTSAIGLASATSVGAGSWRDDGLVIKSDPSVDYNAIDPNLVIDASGNPWLAFGSWFSGIKITKLDKTTMKPTGSLYSIAKRSNGIEGVSIVYRNGYYYMFASIDNCCQGSNSNYKIVVGRSASITGPYKDKSGVDMMNGGGTVFDAGNTRWAGPGGQHVYNNVIARHAYDRNDNGNPKLLISDLNWDSSGWPTY